The Hyphomicrobium sp. MC1 genome window below encodes:
- a CDS encoding transposase — protein sequence MAWKRFTIGEIIGLLREAEMCLSQGQTIGVVCRALGVSEQSYYRWRREYGGLKLDQAKRFKNLERENERLKKTVSDLTPDKQTLKQALEGKY from the coding sequence ATGGCATGGAAGCGATTTACGATAGGAGAGATCATCGGGCTTTTGCGGGAAGCAGAGATGTGCTTGAGCCAGGGCCAGACGATCGGGGTCGTGTGCCGAGCTCTCGGTGTCTCGGAGCAAAGCTATTATCGCTGGCGCCGTGAGTACGGTGGGCTGAAGCTTGACCAGGCGAAGCGCTTTAAGAATTTGGAGCGCGAGAACGAACGGCTAAAGAAGACAGTGTCGGACCTCACTCCGGACAAGCAAACCCTGAAGCAAGCGCTTGAGGGAAAATACTGA
- a CDS encoding autotransporter domain-containing protein yields MLFVALPTASSFAQNLVQDPGFEDTVIVPWLISHAWQTTGIVNAPYYVGNPAHVQPHSGDWFASPHGTGGTLSQDVTLTKGGRYQFQFYYAVRTGETWSLTASVQGITVFTNTNITNTTMQGSTSVVALTAGSANIFFDASFLPGSGEFGLDDVSLIYLGPSALSLSGLNRNQTAIGTAVNGALAAGVLTPVTDVLSSAADQTEFATALDYLSPEVYNYGLVETLYGSQQFANDLMSCKVAGQDGTSIIREGQCVWVRARARFSDFDHTDANIGARATTGSFSAGAQVAIAPDWHLGFAAGYDSISLSSGSASSEGDRANVGGVIKYNPGPLLLAAGVTGGWGSYDTDRSIVFGDFNETAHGTNDIDYVAGQFHAAYLLQRDAFYLKPLVDVAITNISLDGMTESGGGGAALTVAGTSDTVVSVSPGVEFGTQHISSVIGTIRPFVRAGLTWQDTDRFLLNAGFADAPDVSPFTVSTKIDTVLADVSAGVDIINAQGAALRLQYDGHYAEDTEISSISVKGSAKF; encoded by the coding sequence ATGTTGTTTGTGGCACTCCCTACCGCTTCTTCGTTTGCGCAGAATCTGGTCCAGGACCCGGGCTTTGAAGATACCGTAATCGTCCCCTGGCTAATCAGTCATGCTTGGCAAACCACGGGCATCGTCAACGCCCCCTATTATGTTGGGAACCCAGCCCACGTCCAACCTCATAGCGGCGACTGGTTTGCCAGTCCACATGGCACAGGGGGGACGCTCTCCCAGGACGTTACGCTGACCAAGGGCGGTAGGTATCAGTTCCAGTTCTATTACGCGGTACGGACTGGAGAAACGTGGTCGCTCACGGCTTCCGTCCAGGGCATCACGGTCTTCACGAACACGAACATCACCAATACGACGATGCAGGGCTCGACATCGGTCGTGGCTTTAACCGCGGGCTCGGCGAACATTTTCTTTGACGCCAGCTTCTTGCCGGGATCTGGCGAATTCGGCCTTGATGACGTGAGTCTCATCTATCTCGGACCGAGTGCGCTTTCATTGTCGGGGTTGAACCGGAACCAGACAGCGATCGGCACCGCCGTAAACGGCGCCCTGGCAGCCGGAGTTTTGACACCCGTCACCGATGTTTTGAGTAGCGCTGCGGATCAGACCGAATTCGCCACCGCGCTCGACTATCTCTCGCCCGAGGTCTATAACTACGGCCTTGTCGAAACCCTTTATGGCAGCCAGCAATTCGCCAACGATTTGATGAGCTGCAAAGTTGCGGGACAGGACGGTACGTCGATCATCCGCGAAGGTCAGTGCGTGTGGGTGCGCGCACGCGCACGCTTCTCCGACTTCGATCATACCGATGCCAACATCGGTGCGCGTGCGACGACAGGATCGTTCTCTGCGGGCGCTCAAGTCGCCATCGCTCCAGATTGGCATTTGGGCTTTGCAGCCGGATACGATAGCATTTCACTGTCGAGCGGCAGCGCGTCGAGCGAAGGCGACCGCGCCAACGTCGGCGGTGTGATCAAGTATAATCCCGGGCCGTTACTGCTCGCCGCCGGTGTAACCGGTGGCTGGGGTTCCTACGACACCGACCGCTCGATCGTATTCGGCGACTTCAACGAAACAGCTCACGGCACGAATGATATCGATTACGTGGCCGGTCAATTTCACGCTGCTTACCTGCTGCAGCGGGATGCTTTCTATTTAAAGCCGCTGGTCGACGTGGCCATCACCAACATCTCGCTCGATGGCATGACCGAAAGCGGTGGAGGCGGCGCAGCGTTGACCGTCGCCGGGACAAGTGACACCGTCGTTAGCGTCTCGCCAGGTGTCGAGTTTGGAACCCAGCATATCTCGTCCGTGATCGGTACGATTCGGCCGTTCGTCCGGGCTGGCCTGACTTGGCAGGATACCGACCGCTTCCTCTTAAACGCGGGCTTCGCCGATGCACCCGATGTCTCGCCGTTCACGGTGAGCACGAAGATCGACACCGTTCTGGCCGATGTCAGCGCGGGCGTCGACATCATCAATGCTCAAGGGGCGGCACTACGGCTTCAGTATGACGGCCACTACGCCGAAGACACAGAGATCAGCAGCATCAGCGTCAAGGGCAGCGCAAAGTTCTAA
- a CDS encoding MFS transporter, which produces MAIETDFTTIAKQTHVTRRAIVAATVGNTMEWYDFAVFGYFSAVIGKLFFSSSNDTASLLLTLATFGVGFVMRPVGSLVLGSIADRRGRKAALTFSIVLMAAGTGLIGCAPTYTAVGLAAPLVIVIARLLQGFACGGEIGGATAFLAEHAPPEMRGFYASWQQASQACALLMGSLFGAMLSAMLTPAELESWGWRIPFLFGLLIAPIGVYIRNSIEESPAYLHKGTLAATPIRDTFRFHRRSLLVGMGITVTWTVCTYFFLVYMPTYATRELHIDRTSSLIANSVGLLVVLMLVPVFGLLSDWTGRRPLMLGAALCISIGAYPALYALTLYPNFTALIATHAIFGLLIAAFTGPAPAKLTELFPVEVRSTGLSISYNLAVTIFGGFAPFIAAWLIEATESKLAPASYVMSASLIGILALLVPKRSDRAIG; this is translated from the coding sequence ATGGCCATCGAAACGGACTTCACAACTATTGCAAAGCAGACGCACGTGACGCGTCGCGCCATAGTAGCCGCCACTGTCGGCAATACCATGGAATGGTATGACTTTGCTGTCTTTGGATATTTTTCGGCTGTCATTGGCAAGCTGTTCTTCTCCTCGAGCAACGATACGGCATCGCTGCTTCTCACCCTCGCCACCTTCGGCGTTGGCTTCGTCATGCGCCCCGTGGGCAGTCTGGTACTAGGGTCGATCGCCGATCGGAGAGGGCGGAAGGCTGCACTAACGTTTTCAATTGTGCTGATGGCGGCAGGTACCGGGCTCATAGGCTGTGCCCCGACCTATACCGCTGTCGGCCTCGCGGCACCGCTAGTGATCGTCATCGCGCGCCTGCTTCAGGGCTTTGCCTGTGGGGGCGAGATCGGTGGTGCTACGGCATTTCTCGCTGAGCATGCACCGCCCGAAATGCGCGGCTTCTACGCGAGCTGGCAGCAAGCGAGCCAAGCCTGCGCCTTACTCATGGGGTCGCTGTTCGGAGCAATGCTGAGCGCGATGCTGACTCCGGCTGAGCTAGAAAGCTGGGGTTGGCGTATTCCGTTCCTCTTTGGACTGCTGATTGCCCCTATCGGGGTTTACATTCGCAATTCCATCGAGGAATCGCCAGCCTATCTCCATAAAGGGACTCTTGCTGCGACGCCAATTCGTGACACGTTCCGATTCCATCGTCGATCATTGCTCGTGGGCATGGGCATCACCGTGACATGGACGGTCTGCACCTACTTCTTCCTGGTCTATATGCCGACCTATGCGACACGAGAGCTGCACATCGACCGGACATCGTCCCTGATCGCCAACAGTGTCGGCCTGCTCGTCGTTCTGATGCTCGTCCCGGTTTTCGGCCTTCTGTCCGACTGGACAGGACGGCGACCATTGATGCTGGGGGCTGCTCTGTGCATTTCGATCGGTGCCTATCCCGCACTTTACGCGCTGACACTGTACCCGAACTTCACTGCGCTCATCGCCACCCACGCCATCTTCGGTCTTTTGATCGCGGCTTTCACTGGACCGGCGCCAGCAAAACTAACCGAGCTGTTTCCTGTCGAGGTCCGGTCAACGGGCCTTTCGATATCGTATAATCTCGCCGTCACGATCTTTGGTGGTTTCGCTCCTTTCATCGCGGCTTGGCTGATCGAAGCCACGGAAAGCAAACTAGCCCCAGCTAGCTACGTCATGTCCGCCAGCCTGATCGGCATTTTGGCATTGCTGGTGCCTAAGCGGTCGGATCGCGCAATTGGCTAG
- a CDS encoding pentapeptide repeat-containing protein, giving the protein MPAIRSVSELARSVARELQGNVEAGKQLRIDRRTGDITTAPRGFFERIVRFVCGSRSEETQALRHAVRLYLRDGNRYVTEREATNALRNASASSEITVGQVRQAHQHVEGLNDKNKSTLVAQLALQYAPERQAVFSRLAADCGLPSGSLTPAVKDTYRAELLRRVSQSPDRYLPQADDHGAHRAALRALAGEVLRQVAWNPDQYRIADAPPAAQDNKGKQPVGANGAGGAERNIKMRYEAALNALRGDGTDRYVPRDVAEHALVALGIKTGEPVAPSIMDEASKIVRQFEEQQKQATISEVAKKYGPGTAAFAEIAEEVDFNVGDVSAESRVRKKDRYLQLLQREVARAPDKYLPPTTGADSSSEEDPLRAVAVGILGDLQNLSAEEFDEICKHDAQDQETVRLAAETMAYPTRIDQFGLRLLELTKACAVGGDRRPGEGELSDRVLLLKEGVAALSPHMARELYQACMAKGSNGRTLLAGLTTQARLLSERRDRTAEMRSLQRNAIVAALGRAGQGDVSAGTEAELEAHLAQFDAVSAALAMPAEHAGRLLETLEDLLGQLAERGMVEGAGAEIARAMAAADTPADAAIAAGTVLTGLMTLPLRNGQMDEELWVDVLKDHLSEAVRPDVTLKDLSREGLGRQTAKGVVPKQYQVAFMSSLAQAIGGLPADRREPAVQALMAEVKRCDPALLSDGRVLTSLAIVLQGQAPDTHARLSDQVLKLLDLVSNGTAHNEVVAALLESLKGLPMEIQMARSMPLFRRLDENRNNKAEWPSSGVALSRMAGALHLVVRKRGISREALFPYFEYGLGHFATIANLSDDGRLRLGRAIGEMFVSNRDVFLERPGHQDLVRALLAPLMPFMRGADFSGFTAHGINCSSGDCANAKMKGWNFSVISQTDFSGADLKGAEFPRETRGAKFSNADLRDVDISGKQFQSCSFIGANLREANFGSSEVAGPNFSGSFLVGQDLRGKNFFQSKLSDSDLTGADLSGARLRQAEVTATNFTDANLTNVDLSEVVLKDVNFIGADLRGVRVAENPGEHTLATFITGRCNLLDAKLDRATVSAICKDFRALLDTGFFQNDHHYYDQAFNHLANNRSWLTAIISLSDEFIDEKIQMMEAILSRTQWNNPALRGYVRNIATAIAYDPALLKSPYIREFCANAKIDPLSIKRLSENLVNSRGASLQYLEVMLQKIGDELAKAQKLPDGGRQRVQQLGMAIFQVQNLLGNSYQDELAKRSDDKKGRLVDARAKAAGLVNTYLDLLPGVDEGGAVVFQSRASKAPTSTSLKSYVLAEQEMMEEVVVPIFSEDGQAVLLMTNNYFDGCMRVQRGQQPIWQGVTALRFGDGDDGKQKWSPMVGRDVGERELATSKMLHTAWLDYRKSSQTRFLAEELFPPSLARDVMDASVMGSGSIPDERKWVENEKQQELGECLRPLTNLQGVPHPQQTPELIRLADTFHSRLREMAGSLIRRRAGDEIDPHKEAHYLRCFGAMLSKLSSAHLFGTEYQSPEAVRWLTIACLNTAEELDPGGLRGLDSRLSELAGKGSAFTCTSVVFNQLEMQLTEKTRGNKEFDDIMSSVIPRSWRKFGG; this is encoded by the coding sequence ATGCCGGCCATTAGGAGCGTCAGCGAGTTAGCGCGTTCCGTCGCACGGGAGCTGCAGGGCAACGTTGAGGCGGGCAAACAGCTTCGCATTGACAGACGGACGGGTGACATCACCACCGCGCCTCGCGGTTTCTTTGAGCGGATCGTACGCTTCGTCTGCGGCAGCAGATCGGAAGAGACGCAGGCACTGCGTCACGCAGTGCGTCTGTATCTTCGTGATGGCAACCGTTATGTGACGGAGCGCGAGGCGACGAATGCGCTGCGGAATGCGAGCGCCAGCTCTGAGATTACGGTCGGACAGGTCCGTCAGGCCCACCAGCATGTCGAAGGCCTGAACGATAAGAACAAATCGACCCTGGTCGCGCAGCTGGCGCTGCAATACGCGCCTGAGCGTCAGGCAGTGTTCTCCCGACTCGCCGCGGATTGTGGCCTTCCTTCGGGCAGTCTTACGCCGGCCGTCAAGGATACCTACCGAGCAGAGTTGCTTCGTCGGGTCAGTCAATCTCCGGACCGGTATCTACCGCAGGCGGATGATCATGGTGCCCACCGGGCTGCGCTACGCGCTCTGGCGGGAGAGGTCTTGAGACAGGTTGCGTGGAATCCGGATCAATATCGCATCGCGGACGCGCCACCGGCGGCGCAGGATAATAAGGGCAAGCAGCCGGTTGGAGCGAATGGGGCTGGCGGAGCCGAGCGGAACATCAAGATGCGCTATGAGGCGGCGCTGAACGCACTGCGCGGCGATGGCACGGATCGATACGTTCCCCGTGATGTCGCGGAACACGCGCTTGTGGCGCTTGGGATCAAAACGGGTGAGCCGGTTGCGCCTTCGATCATGGACGAGGCATCAAAGATCGTCCGGCAATTCGAAGAACAACAGAAGCAGGCGACGATATCGGAGGTCGCGAAGAAATACGGCCCCGGCACGGCTGCGTTCGCTGAAATCGCTGAAGAAGTCGATTTCAATGTCGGCGACGTTTCAGCGGAAAGTCGGGTCAGGAAAAAGGATCGCTATCTCCAACTGCTGCAGCGGGAGGTGGCGCGGGCTCCGGACAAGTATTTGCCGCCGACAACCGGCGCTGACAGCTCGTCGGAAGAGGATCCACTACGCGCGGTCGCAGTCGGGATATTGGGCGATCTCCAGAACCTTTCGGCTGAGGAGTTTGATGAGATCTGTAAGCACGATGCGCAAGACCAGGAAACTGTGCGCCTTGCGGCGGAGACGATGGCGTATCCGACGCGGATCGACCAGTTCGGGCTGCGGTTGCTGGAATTGACGAAGGCATGTGCGGTAGGCGGCGATCGACGTCCGGGAGAAGGAGAGCTGTCGGATCGGGTCTTGCTGCTGAAAGAGGGTGTGGCGGCGCTGTCCCCGCATATGGCGCGGGAGCTGTATCAAGCGTGCATGGCGAAGGGAAGCAACGGGCGCACCTTACTTGCCGGGCTGACGACGCAGGCGCGGCTGCTGTCGGAAAGACGGGATCGGACAGCAGAGATGAGAAGTCTGCAGAGGAATGCGATAGTGGCGGCGCTGGGCCGCGCCGGGCAAGGCGACGTGTCGGCGGGGACGGAAGCGGAGCTGGAAGCGCACTTGGCCCAGTTCGACGCCGTCAGCGCTGCGCTGGCGATGCCGGCGGAGCATGCTGGCAGACTGCTGGAGACCCTTGAGGACCTGCTCGGGCAATTGGCGGAGCGTGGGATGGTCGAAGGCGCCGGGGCGGAGATAGCCAGAGCCATGGCTGCCGCAGATACGCCTGCGGATGCAGCGATCGCGGCAGGGACCGTGCTTACCGGTTTGATGACCCTGCCCCTTCGGAATGGGCAGATGGATGAGGAGCTTTGGGTGGATGTGTTGAAGGATCATCTTTCCGAGGCGGTCAGGCCCGACGTTACGTTGAAAGATCTATCTCGCGAGGGACTGGGACGACAAACCGCAAAGGGAGTGGTGCCAAAGCAATACCAAGTCGCGTTCATGAGTTCGCTGGCACAGGCAATTGGTGGATTGCCGGCGGACAGGCGGGAGCCTGCGGTGCAGGCTCTGATGGCTGAGGTGAAACGCTGCGATCCGGCGCTACTCTCCGATGGCCGTGTGCTGACCAGTTTGGCGATTGTGCTTCAGGGGCAGGCGCCTGACACTCACGCCAGACTGAGCGATCAAGTGCTGAAGCTTCTTGACCTGGTATCGAACGGCACGGCTCATAATGAGGTCGTGGCGGCGCTCCTTGAAAGTTTGAAGGGGTTGCCGATGGAGATTCAGATGGCTCGGTCCATGCCTCTGTTCCGCAGGCTCGATGAAAACAGAAACAACAAGGCGGAGTGGCCATCGTCGGGCGTTGCGCTGTCGCGCATGGCGGGGGCGTTGCACTTGGTCGTAAGGAAGAGGGGCATCTCGAGAGAAGCCTTGTTCCCCTATTTCGAATACGGACTAGGCCATTTCGCCACCATTGCGAATCTCTCTGACGATGGCCGGCTACGCCTCGGTCGCGCGATCGGCGAAATGTTCGTCAGCAATCGTGATGTGTTCTTGGAAAGGCCGGGACATCAGGACTTGGTTCGCGCTTTGCTGGCGCCACTTATGCCATTCATGAGAGGGGCTGACTTCTCCGGATTTACTGCTCATGGCATCAATTGCTCGTCCGGCGATTGCGCAAATGCGAAAATGAAGGGGTGGAATTTTAGTGTAATAAGCCAGACTGACTTTAGTGGCGCTGATCTGAAGGGAGCGGAATTTCCACGCGAGACTCGAGGGGCAAAATTTTCCAATGCCGACTTGAGGGACGTCGACATATCCGGAAAGCAATTCCAGAGTTGTTCCTTCATTGGTGCCAATTTGCGGGAGGCCAATTTCGGAAGCAGCGAGGTGGCTGGCCCCAATTTTTCTGGGTCTTTCCTCGTCGGACAGGATTTGCGGGGAAAGAACTTCTTTCAATCCAAACTGAGCGATAGCGATCTGACCGGAGCCGACTTGTCGGGTGCGCGATTGCGTCAGGCCGAAGTCACGGCGACAAATTTTACCGATGCAAATTTGACAAATGTCGATCTATCGGAGGTGGTACTTAAAGATGTCAATTTCATCGGCGCCGATCTTCGCGGTGTGCGAGTGGCCGAAAATCCAGGAGAGCACACTCTGGCGACGTTCATAACGGGGCGTTGTAATCTGCTCGATGCTAAGCTCGATAGGGCGACTGTGTCGGCAATTTGTAAGGATTTTAGAGCCCTCCTCGACACCGGGTTCTTCCAGAACGACCATCATTATTATGACCAAGCATTCAACCATCTAGCCAATAACAGGAGTTGGCTGACGGCCATTATCAGTCTGTCCGACGAGTTCATAGACGAAAAAATTCAAATGATGGAGGCCATCCTCTCCCGCACGCAATGGAATAATCCAGCATTGCGAGGTTATGTTCGTAACATAGCGACCGCAATTGCTTATGATCCAGCCCTTTTGAAAAGTCCTTACATCAGAGAATTTTGTGCGAACGCTAAGATTGACCCGCTCTCCATAAAACGACTCTCGGAAAATCTCGTCAATTCGCGGGGTGCCTCGCTCCAATATCTGGAAGTGATGCTGCAAAAAATTGGTGACGAATTGGCGAAAGCGCAGAAGTTGCCGGATGGAGGGCGGCAGCGGGTGCAGCAGTTGGGCATGGCCATTTTCCAAGTGCAGAACCTGCTGGGAAATTCGTATCAGGACGAACTAGCGAAAAGGAGCGACGACAAGAAGGGCCGTCTCGTGGACGCCCGAGCGAAAGCAGCCGGTCTCGTCAATACTTATCTCGATCTACTGCCAGGAGTAGATGAAGGTGGCGCTGTTGTCTTCCAATCACGGGCTTCGAAAGCCCCGACGTCGACATCTCTGAAATCCTATGTCTTGGCTGAGCAAGAAATGATGGAGGAGGTTGTTGTTCCGATCTTCTCCGAAGACGGGCAAGCTGTGCTATTGATGACGAACAATTATTTCGATGGGTGTATGCGCGTGCAGCGGGGGCAGCAGCCGATCTGGCAGGGGGTAACGGCGCTCAGGTTTGGTGACGGAGATGACGGAAAGCAGAAATGGAGTCCGATGGTCGGGCGGGATGTCGGTGAACGCGAACTTGCAACCTCAAAAATGCTGCACACGGCTTGGCTCGACTATAGAAAATCCAGCCAGACACGTTTTCTCGCGGAGGAGCTGTTTCCGCCTTCCCTCGCGCGTGACGTCATGGACGCGTCCGTCATGGGGTCAGGATCAATTCCTGACGAGAGGAAATGGGTGGAGAATGAGAAGCAGCAGGAGCTGGGAGAATGCCTCAGGCCTCTGACAAATCTCCAGGGCGTGCCTCATCCACAGCAGACGCCAGAGTTGATTCGTCTTGCGGACACTTTCCATTCGCGACTCCGCGAAATGGCGGGCTCCTTGATCCGTAGGAGAGCGGGTGATGAAATAGACCCACACAAGGAGGCCCATTACCTGCGCTGTTTCGGAGCGATGCTGTCGAAGTTGAGCAGCGCGCATCTTTTTGGAACGGAGTATCAATCTCCGGAAGCCGTGCGTTGGCTTACCATCGCGTGCCTGAACACGGCTGAGGAGCTCGATCCGGGCGGCCTGCGAGGACTTGACAGCCGATTAAGCGAGTTAGCTGGTAAAGGTAGCGCATTCACATGCACTTCAGTTGTTTTCAATCAGCTGGAAATGCAGCTCACGGAGAAAACCCGGGGTAATAAAGAGTTCGATGATATTATGTCGTCTGTAATTCCCAGAAGCTGGAGAAAATTTGGAGGATAG
- a CDS encoding LysR substrate-binding domain-containing protein, with product MNLHRLNLRQFRYFVGVVDAGSFSRAAASLHIAQPALSEQISNLEKELGVELLTRGPRGAQPTSAGSVFYRSARAVLGEIKHVRAALQTSGDLVGEVSLGLTTSFSATFAEPIVSAVLARHPQVLINIVDAPGHHHYNDLLCSKLDIAVLHEESEGVGIERRPLYDQRLFYVERRNSIAAGPGIVRVADLVDRPFLLPPMPNPSRIVLETAFMTLGAKPKVIAEANSRSTLMALVAGGIGGTLLAWSGIPDPAFEWSLIVDPSISHHVCLGRAHLLPRSEVVVAVQDIVEEVIMTAVRGPDWKGAVLPAAMNV from the coding sequence TTGAATCTTCACCGATTGAACCTACGCCAATTCAGATATTTCGTCGGTGTCGTAGATGCGGGCAGCTTTTCGCGGGCTGCCGCATCCCTGCACATTGCGCAGCCTGCATTGAGCGAGCAGATTTCCAATCTCGAAAAAGAATTGGGCGTGGAGTTACTGACTCGCGGCCCGCGCGGTGCCCAACCAACCTCAGCCGGAAGCGTGTTTTATCGTAGCGCGCGAGCGGTTCTAGGTGAAATCAAGCACGTGCGCGCTGCCTTGCAGACAAGCGGGGACCTAGTTGGTGAGGTCTCTCTCGGACTGACCACTAGCTTTTCCGCCACCTTCGCCGAACCTATCGTGTCGGCCGTGCTAGCTCGGCACCCACAAGTTCTAATCAACATCGTTGATGCGCCCGGACATCATCATTACAACGATTTGCTATGCAGTAAGCTGGACATCGCAGTGCTGCATGAAGAAAGCGAAGGCGTCGGTATTGAGCGCCGACCACTTTACGACCAGCGGCTGTTTTATGTTGAGCGACGTAACTCGATAGCCGCGGGGCCCGGAATAGTACGGGTGGCGGATTTGGTAGACCGCCCTTTCCTTCTTCCGCCCATGCCAAATCCTTCACGCATCGTCCTGGAAACAGCATTCATGACGTTGGGAGCCAAGCCGAAGGTAATCGCCGAAGCTAACTCGCGCTCGACCTTGATGGCTCTAGTTGCCGGTGGGATTGGCGGCACACTGCTGGCTTGGTCAGGCATTCCGGATCCTGCGTTCGAATGGTCCCTCATCGTGGATCCATCAATTTCCCATCACGTCTGTCTCGGCCGGGCACACCTGCTGCCCCGCAGCGAGGTCGTCGTGGCGGTGCAGGACATCGTTGAAGAAGTCATCATGACTGCGGTGCGCGGCCCGGATTGGAAAGGCGCCGTTCTGCCTGCAGCCATGAATGTTTAA